A stretch of the Alnus glutinosa chromosome 6, dhAlnGlut1.1, whole genome shotgun sequence genome encodes the following:
- the LOC133870260 gene encoding EG45-like domain containing protein isoform X2, with protein MGMVNNIGGLMMVVSMAVCLTSVANAAQGTATFYTPPYVPSSCYGYQNNGVMIAAASDAIWGHRAACGRRYSVRCIGATNKGPPPCHGTSVVVKIVDYCPTRCHGTIDLSQAAFSAIANTDAGKIKIEYIQV; from the exons atgggAATGGTTAATAATATTGGTGGTTTGATGATGGTGGTGAGCATGGCCGTATGTCTCACATCAGTTGCAAATGCGGCACAGGGGACAGCTACTTTCTATACGCCCCCTTATGTTC CCTCTTCATGCTACGGATATCAAAACAATGGCGTGATGATTGCTGCAGCAAGTGATGCAATATGGGGCCATCGGGCAGCATGTGGGAGACGTTATAGCGTTAGATGCATTGGGGCTACAAACAAAGGCCCGCCACCTTGCCATGGTACCAGCGTCGTGGTTAAAATCGTCGATTATTGTCCGACCAGGTGTCATGGAACCATTGATCTCTCTCAAGCGGCTTTCTCTGCAATAGCTAATACGGACGCCggaaaaatcaaaattgaatatattca GGTTTGA
- the LOC133870260 gene encoding EG45-like domain containing protein isoform X1, producing MGMVNNIGGLMMVVSMAVCLTSVANAAQGTATFYTPPYVPSSCYGYQNNGVMIAAASDAIWGHRAACGRRYSVRCIGATNKGPPPCHGTSVVVKIVDYCPTRCHGTIDLSQAAFSAIANTDAGKIKIEYIQWLIF from the exons atgggAATGGTTAATAATATTGGTGGTTTGATGATGGTGGTGAGCATGGCCGTATGTCTCACATCAGTTGCAAATGCGGCACAGGGGACAGCTACTTTCTATACGCCCCCTTATGTTC CCTCTTCATGCTACGGATATCAAAACAATGGCGTGATGATTGCTGCAGCAAGTGATGCAATATGGGGCCATCGGGCAGCATGTGGGAGACGTTATAGCGTTAGATGCATTGGGGCTACAAACAAAGGCCCGCCACCTTGCCATGGTACCAGCGTCGTGGTTAAAATCGTCGATTATTGTCCGACCAGGTGTCATGGAACCATTGATCTCTCTCAAGCGGCTTTCTCTGCAATAGCTAATACGGACGCCggaaaaatcaaaattgaatatattca GTGGCTAATTTTTTGA